A single Acidimicrobiia bacterium DNA region contains:
- the lpdA gene encoding dihydrolipoyl dehydrogenase — protein MYDVVIVGGGPAGYAAALYAHNYGLETALVEKDEIGGTCLLRGCIPAKAWLQAAEVFTTVAGAAEFGVQSSEPSFDWGTALARKQRIVDGLVKGLSGLLKQRKVQVINGFGRLDGARRVVVNDGEQVLEARNVIVATGSVPRSIPGYDFDGVRIVNSDHALDWETRPERVAIIGAGAIGCEFASLLVDLGSDVTLLELMDQIVPGADAKAAGELRKHLKRRGVKIHTGVSVGEPVMTDAGVIVPFGEDSAEVDVVLVAVGRAPVTSGIGLETTRVQVDRGYVLADLTTMQTGEPGVYAVGDLLAGTPQLAHAGFAEGIAAVTHIATGQAAGPDYRAIPLVVYTHPEMAEVGLTEAAAAAQGLEVETYSHSFLGVGRAQIIGQNQGLVKLVVQKDGPILGASVVGPQAGEMIHELMYIVGWEALPEEAAAFIHAHPTLSEAVGETLLTSTGRSLH, from the coding sequence GTGTACGACGTTGTGATCGTTGGTGGTGGGCCGGCCGGATATGCCGCCGCACTCTATGCCCACAACTACGGCTTGGAGACCGCGCTCGTCGAGAAGGACGAAATCGGCGGGACCTGCCTGTTGCGCGGCTGCATACCTGCCAAGGCGTGGCTCCAAGCAGCCGAGGTGTTCACAACCGTGGCCGGGGCTGCCGAGTTCGGTGTGCAGTCGAGCGAACCGTCGTTCGACTGGGGAACGGCCCTGGCCAGAAAACAACGAATCGTGGACGGTCTCGTCAAGGGTCTGTCCGGGCTGTTGAAGCAGCGCAAGGTTCAGGTGATCAACGGCTTCGGACGTCTCGATGGTGCCCGCCGGGTCGTCGTCAACGACGGTGAACAGGTTCTCGAGGCCAGGAATGTGATCGTCGCTACCGGATCCGTGCCCCGCTCGATTCCCGGCTACGACTTCGACGGCGTGCGCATCGTGAACTCCGACCATGCTCTCGACTGGGAGACCCGGCCGGAGCGGGTGGCAATCATCGGGGCCGGTGCGATCGGGTGCGAGTTCGCCAGCCTCCTGGTCGATCTCGGTAGTGACGTCACCCTCTTGGAACTCATGGACCAGATCGTGCCGGGTGCAGACGCCAAAGCTGCCGGGGAACTCCGCAAACACCTCAAGCGGCGCGGGGTCAAGATCCACACTGGGGTATCTGTCGGTGAACCGGTGATGACCGATGCAGGCGTCATTGTGCCGTTCGGGGAAGACTCGGCGGAGGTCGATGTGGTGCTGGTGGCGGTCGGTCGGGCGCCGGTCACCTCAGGAATCGGACTCGAAACCACCAGGGTGCAGGTCGACCGCGGATACGTTCTCGCCGACCTGACGACGATGCAGACCGGTGAGCCGGGGGTCTATGCGGTGGGCGACCTCCTGGCCGGGACCCCACAACTTGCCCACGCCGGGTTCGCCGAGGGCATCGCGGCAGTCACGCACATTGCTACCGGACAGGCGGCCGGTCCCGACTACCGGGCGATTCCGCTGGTCGTCTATACCCACCCGGAGATGGCCGAAGTCGGCCTGACGGAGGCGGCCGCCGCTGCCCAGGGACTCGAAGTGGAAACGTATTCGCATAGCTTCCTCGGAGTGGGTCGCGCCCAGATCATCGGGCAGAACCAGGGTCTCGTGAAGCTCGTGGTCCAGAAGGATGGGCCCATTCTCGGCGCCTCGGTGGTCGGCCCGCAGGCCGGTGAGATGATCCACGAGTTGATGTACATAGTGGGGTGGGAGGCCCTTCCTGAAGAGGCGGCCGCGTTCATTCACGCCCACCCGACGCTGTCGGAAGCGGTGGGGGAGACGCTCCTGACCTCGACGGGACGCAGCCTCCATTGA
- a CDS encoding MBL fold metallo-hydrolase, which yields MDHIESLGFGIWRLTLPLPFTAPSSVNAYLFEGTDGLTMLDCGVDTDDGYEAILRGLEQVGATTADLHRLIGSHLHVDHMALAKRLVEETGAEWVMHDSTPGEVRWYNDWESRRNRLTDIVASNGAPGDIIERFRTGFEQPEWYSTAMNPTHPVADGDRIPLGDDRYLEVIYTPGHQPNHITLLDSRSGMLFAGDHVLPGISPFVPYDGDDNDHLGDYLNSIERVELLDPGIVLPGHGPTIERGRARARQISLHHERRIGAITQELKWGPKTAWEVMGSVFRPNLNHLEQRLAIQETLAHLEYLRRRGTVERILEGATFWYRGFNR from the coding sequence ATGGATCACATCGAGTCACTCGGCTTCGGTATCTGGCGCCTCACGCTGCCGCTTCCTTTCACTGCGCCCAGCTCGGTCAACGCCTACCTCTTCGAAGGCACAGACGGCCTCACGATGCTCGACTGCGGCGTCGACACAGACGACGGCTACGAGGCCATCCTGCGCGGCCTCGAGCAGGTCGGCGCCACGACCGCCGACCTCCATCGCCTCATCGGCTCTCACCTCCACGTCGATCACATGGCCCTCGCCAAACGACTCGTCGAAGAGACCGGGGCAGAGTGGGTGATGCACGATTCCACGCCCGGAGAAGTGCGCTGGTACAACGACTGGGAGAGCCGCCGGAACCGCCTCACCGACATCGTCGCCTCCAACGGCGCCCCCGGCGACATCATCGAACGTTTCCGAACGGGCTTCGAGCAACCAGAGTGGTATTCGACGGCGATGAATCCGACGCATCCGGTTGCCGACGGCGATCGGATCCCGCTGGGCGACGACCGATATCTCGAGGTGATCTACACCCCCGGACATCAGCCGAATCACATCACGCTGCTCGACTCGCGCAGCGGAATGCTGTTCGCGGGGGATCACGTGTTGCCCGGCATCTCCCCGTTCGTTCCCTACGACGGAGACGACAACGACCACCTCGGCGACTATCTCAACTCGATCGAGCGCGTCGAGCTGCTCGACCCCGGCATCGTTCTCCCCGGCCACGGACCCACGATCGAACGGGGACGAGCCCGTGCCCGCCAGATCAGCCTTCACCACGAACGCCGGATCGGGGCAATCACGCAGGAGCTGAAGTGGGGCCCAAAGACGGCGTGGGAGGTGATGGGCTCCGTGTTCCGACCCAACCTCAACCACCTCGAGCAGCGTCTGGCCATTCAGGAAACCCTCGCGCACCTGGAATACTTGCGCCGGCGCGGGACGGTGGAGCGGATCCTCGAAGGGGCAACGTTCTGGTACCGGGGATTCAACCGGTGA
- the lipA gene encoding lipoyl synthase — protein MKRGSRVAGRESRVATPGGPPTPEPSGLGGTFPPPGGPTPRVAGGESRVETSGGTFPPEGGPTLRVRWLGRLPYAEAWDLQRAFWDGRTSGRSTWDYLLLLEHPHVYTIGRHGDSGNLLVSDERLRVLNAERYDVDRGGDITYHGPGQLVGYPIIELEDPKKITAYVDRMQEALILTLAGFGIDAWAEAGFTGVWTAGGKIAAIGVRVSRGVTMHGFALNVDPDMSYFAHMHPCGITDRSVSSMTEILGRRVSVEEVVERLVPAFASVFGYRDPEIQLGAFTRSQGRPPDFEVDRLVEQGTFSSERRHEVPVTRKGGLLPGEPERPEWMKVRANLGAEYRDVKKLMRGLDLHTVCEEAGCPNIFECWESGTATLMILGDTCTRACSFCNVLTGKPTELDVLEPFRAAEAIRDMGLEHAVITAVDRDDLQDGGAEIWAETIRQSRRLSPSTSIEVLIGDFKGDRHDLATVMAEQPDVLNHNTETVLRLQRDIRTAANYGRSLTLLWRANALHPEVAVKSGLIVGMGETEEEVLGALADLRAVGVEIVTIGQYLRPTARHRPIHRYVHPDEFARYKANGEGLGIRHVESGPLVRSSYHAKDAARVASGVGARP, from the coding sequence GTGAAGCGCGGGTCGCGAGTCGCGGGTCGCGAGTCGCGGGTCGCAACTCCCGGCGGCCCCCCTACCCCCGAGCCCTCCGGGCTCGGCGGTACTTTCCCCCCTCCGGGGGGACCGACCCCGCGGGTCGCGGGTGGCGAGTCGCGAGTCGAAACTTCCGGCGGTACCTTCCCCCCGGAGGGGGGACCGACCCTGCGGGTCCGGTGGCTCGGGCGACTCCCGTATGCCGAGGCGTGGGACCTCCAGAGAGCCTTCTGGGACGGCCGGACGTCGGGACGATCCACCTGGGATTACCTTCTGCTGCTCGAGCATCCCCACGTCTACACGATCGGTCGCCACGGCGACTCCGGCAACCTGCTCGTCTCCGATGAGCGACTGCGAGTGCTCAACGCAGAGCGCTACGACGTCGATCGGGGCGGTGACATCACCTACCACGGCCCCGGCCAGCTCGTCGGTTATCCGATCATCGAACTGGAGGATCCCAAGAAGATCACCGCCTACGTCGATCGGATGCAGGAGGCGCTGATCCTGACTCTGGCCGGGTTCGGCATCGATGCCTGGGCAGAGGCGGGCTTCACCGGTGTCTGGACGGCCGGTGGCAAGATCGCCGCCATCGGGGTGCGGGTCTCGAGGGGCGTCACCATGCACGGGTTCGCCCTCAACGTGGATCCGGATATGAGCTATTTCGCTCACATGCACCCGTGCGGGATCACGGACCGGTCGGTGTCCTCGATGACTGAAATTCTCGGTCGGCGGGTGTCAGTTGAAGAAGTTGTCGAACGCCTCGTCCCAGCCTTCGCGTCGGTATTCGGGTACCGGGACCCGGAGATCCAGCTCGGCGCCTTCACTCGCAGTCAGGGTCGACCGCCCGACTTCGAGGTCGACCGCCTCGTCGAACAGGGAACGTTCTCGTCCGAGCGCCGCCATGAGGTACCGGTCACGCGTAAGGGGGGGTTGCTGCCCGGCGAACCGGAACGGCCGGAATGGATGAAGGTCAGAGCCAATCTCGGAGCGGAATACCGCGACGTCAAGAAGCTCATGCGCGGTCTCGACCTGCACACGGTGTGTGAGGAGGCCGGCTGCCCGAACATATTCGAGTGCTGGGAATCGGGGACCGCCACGCTCATGATCCTCGGGGACACCTGCACGAGGGCCTGCAGCTTCTGCAACGTGCTCACGGGCAAGCCAACCGAACTCGACGTCCTGGAACCATTCAGGGCGGCAGAGGCGATCCGCGACATGGGCCTCGAGCACGCGGTGATCACCGCCGTCGACCGGGACGATCTCCAAGATGGAGGAGCAGAGATCTGGGCGGAGACGATCCGGCAATCCCGCCGGCTGAGCCCTTCGACTTCGATCGAGGTGCTGATCGGAGATTTCAAAGGGGACCGGCACGACCTCGCCACCGTCATGGCCGAGCAGCCGGACGTGCTCAACCACAACACGGAAACGGTGCTGCGTCTTCAAAGGGATATCCGCACCGCCGCTAACTACGGACGGTCGCTGACCCTGCTCTGGCGAGCGAATGCATTGCACCCGGAGGTGGCCGTCAAGTCGGGGCTCATCGTTGGGATGGGCGAAACCGAGGAGGAAGTGCTAGGTGCCCTGGCCGATCTGCGGGCGGTAGGTGTCGAGATCGTCACGATCGGGCAGTACCTCCGACCGACGGCCAGGCACCGGCCCATTCACCGCTACGTACACCCCGACGAGTTCGCGAGGTACAAGGCCAACGGAGAAGGCCTCGGTATCCGCCATGTTGAATCCGGCCCGCTGGTGCGGTCCAGCTACCACGCCAAGGATGCCGCCCGCGTTGCGAGCGGAGTCGGGGCCAGGCCATGA
- a CDS encoding dodecin family protein, whose translation MITKTVRLSGSCPDSIEDAINGVLGRAAETLSDIQSFRVVEVGGTVDASGAPSDYTVTLDITFVVKESTTHR comes from the coding sequence ATGATCACCAAGACCGTCCGACTCAGCGGTAGCTGTCCCGACTCGATCGAAGACGCCATCAACGGTGTGCTCGGCCGCGCCGCCGAGACCCTCTCGGACATCCAGTCCTTCCGGGTGGTGGAGGTCGGAGGAACGGTCGACGCGTCGGGCGCTCCATCTGACTACACGGTCACCCTCGACATCACGTTCGTCGTCAAGGAATCCACGACCCACCGCTGA
- a CDS encoding alpha/beta fold hydrolase, whose product MTLPLLTADGLTLEHRWSVPHDFDRVAVLCHPHPLQGGSMDAPLLRRVKNVLTERGFAVLRFNFRGVGASHGSHGGGVSEVQDIEAAVELARTSHPDLPLGIAGWSFGSVIALRWSAQHRSDLPYAGIAPPVGSDLILELPEIRHLVPAPRTLIIGDNDQFTTVDKVEDYAASIGAKVEVVKGSDHFFFTKEGVVGELVAAALSHTELRT is encoded by the coding sequence GTGACCCTTCCACTCCTGACCGCCGACGGCTTGACGCTGGAGCACCGGTGGTCGGTGCCCCATGACTTCGACCGAGTTGCTGTGCTATGTCACCCGCATCCACTGCAGGGCGGCTCGATGGACGCCCCCCTCCTGCGACGGGTGAAGAACGTCCTCACCGAACGAGGCTTCGCCGTATTGCGCTTCAACTTCAGGGGCGTCGGCGCTTCCCACGGTTCCCACGGAGGCGGCGTGAGCGAGGTGCAGGACATCGAAGCCGCCGTCGAGCTCGCCCGCACCAGCCACCCGGATCTTCCCCTCGGCATCGCCGGGTGGTCCTTCGGATCGGTCATCGCCCTTCGCTGGTCTGCCCAACACCGGTCAGATCTGCCCTACGCGGGTATCGCTCCACCGGTCGGCAGCGACCTCATACTCGAACTACCTGAAATACGGCACCTCGTCCCGGCGCCGCGCACCTTGATCATCGGCGACAACGACCAGTTCACCACCGTCGACAAGGTCGAGGACTATGCCGCCTCGATCGGAGCGAAGGTCGAGGTCGTGAAAGGAAGCGACCACTTCTTCTTCACGAAAGAAGGCGTAGTAGGCGAGTTGG
- the sucB gene encoding 2-oxoglutarate dehydrogenase, E2 component, dihydrolipoamide succinyltransferase: MATTVSMPQLGETVTEGTILSWPKKVGDTIAVDEVLVEISTDKVDTEIPSPVGGVILDILVPEGETVVVGTDLIVIGEAGEEPATPAAPQAEPAAVVAEPAPAPMVPPEPSPVAEPSAATPETAPQPAPAAPVVVESTEGLFLSPVVRKLAREHNLDLSSVTGTGRDGRITRKDVEALIETGVAQVPTTPSEAPVTPQVAPVAAVSPAAPAAAEPAAVEPADIPLLEGDEVRDLDRLRVRIGENMIHAKQTAAHVWTSVEVDYTRVERIRQAHKAEFKEAEGFSLTYLPFIARATMDALKAFPVVNSSFYLEQKKAVFHRTVNLGIAVDMDQKGLLVASIRDADGLRLVGLARRIRDIAVRGRAGELGLDDITGSTFSITNPGPFGSFMSAPIINVPNTGILSTETVVKRPTVITGPDGADMIAIRHIGYLGLTWDHRAFDGSTAVLFLRRIKENLETWDWEQELA; the protein is encoded by the coding sequence ATGGCCACCACGGTCTCCATGCCACAACTCGGCGAAACGGTCACCGAGGGAACCATTTTGAGCTGGCCGAAGAAGGTCGGTGATACGATCGCCGTCGACGAGGTGCTCGTCGAAATCTCGACCGACAAGGTCGATACCGAGATCCCGTCGCCGGTCGGCGGCGTGATCCTCGACATCCTGGTTCCCGAAGGCGAGACCGTCGTCGTCGGAACCGATCTGATTGTCATCGGTGAGGCCGGTGAGGAGCCGGCCACCCCCGCCGCCCCCCAGGCGGAGCCCGCCGCAGTCGTCGCCGAGCCCGCGCCGGCTCCGATGGTGCCGCCCGAACCGTCGCCGGTTGCTGAGCCGAGTGCGGCGACGCCGGAAACCGCGCCGCAGCCCGCTCCGGCGGCCCCCGTCGTCGTTGAATCCACCGAGGGCCTGTTCCTCTCTCCCGTGGTGCGCAAGCTTGCCCGCGAGCACAACCTCGATCTCAGTTCCGTCACCGGGACGGGCCGGGACGGGCGGATTACCCGCAAGGACGTCGAGGCCCTGATTGAAACGGGCGTGGCTCAAGTGCCTACGACTCCATCAGAAGCGCCGGTGACACCGCAGGTCGCTCCGGTGGCAGCCGTTTCGCCGGCCGCTCCCGCTGCGGCCGAGCCCGCCGCGGTCGAGCCCGCCGACATCCCGCTGCTCGAAGGTGACGAAGTGCGGGATCTCGACCGGCTGCGGGTCCGCATCGGTGAGAACATGATCCACGCCAAACAGACGGCCGCCCACGTGTGGACGTCTGTAGAGGTCGACTACACGCGAGTAGAACGGATCCGGCAGGCGCACAAGGCCGAGTTCAAAGAGGCCGAAGGTTTCTCGCTCACCTACCTGCCGTTCATCGCCCGGGCCACGATGGATGCGCTCAAGGCGTTCCCGGTGGTCAACAGCTCGTTCTACCTCGAACAGAAGAAGGCAGTGTTCCATCGGACGGTCAACCTCGGCATCGCCGTGGACATGGACCAGAAGGGGCTGCTGGTCGCTTCGATCCGGGACGCGGACGGTCTCCGCCTCGTCGGTCTGGCCAGGAGGATCCGCGACATCGCCGTGCGCGGCCGGGCCGGTGAACTCGGCCTCGACGACATCACCGGGTCGACCTTCTCGATCACCAACCCCGGCCCATTCGGGTCGTTCATGTCTGCGCCGATCATCAACGTGCCGAACACCGGCATCCTCTCCACGGAGACGGTCGTCAAGCGGCCGACGGTGATCACCGGACCCGACGGAGCCGACATGATCGCCATTCGGCACATCGGCTACCTCGGATTGACCTGGGATCACCGGGCATTCGACGGGTCGACGGCAGTGCTGTTCCTCCGCCGCATCAAAGAGAACCTCGAAACATGGGATTGGGAGCAGGAACTGGCGTGA